In uncultured Methanobrevibacter sp., the following are encoded in one genomic region:
- a CDS encoding translation initiation factor IF-2 subunit alpha, whose translation MVRKSQEWPDEGELIVGTVYKVLNYGAFAKLEEYQGKEAFIHISEVSSGWVKNIRDHVRENQKIVCRVLRVNPKKGHVDASLKRIREDQRTKKIQHWKIEQKAEKFLELSAKSLDKSLDEAYDEVGYELMDIFGDVYGAFEAASDEGAESLTEEGIPQDWADAITEVAKKNITPPEVHINGYVDIETFVPDGVDVIISALKAAEDNDEDEEEEIKVQCVGAPRYRITVKSTDYILAEKALKSAADRCIAVVEESGGNGSFLRELDN comes from the coding sequence AGAATGGCCTGATGAAGGAGAACTTATCGTAGGTACCGTTTATAAAGTTCTTAATTATGGGGCTTTTGCTAAATTAGAAGAATATCAGGGCAAAGAAGCTTTTATTCATATTTCTGAAGTATCTTCTGGTTGGGTTAAAAATATCAGAGATCACGTTAGGGAAAATCAAAAGATTGTCTGTCGTGTTTTAAGAGTAAACCCAAAAAAAGGGCATGTTGATGCATCCCTGAAAAGAATCCGTGAAGATCAGAGAACTAAAAAAATCCAACATTGGAAAATTGAACAAAAAGCTGAGAAATTCTTAGAATTATCTGCTAAATCTTTAGATAAGTCTTTAGATGAAGCTTATGATGAAGTGGGTTATGAACTCATGGACATCTTCGGAGATGTTTATGGTGCTTTTGAAGCCGCTTCTGATGAAGGTGCAGAATCTTTGACTGAAGAAGGTATCCCTCAGGATTGGGCGGATGCAATTACTGAAGTTGCTAAAAAGAATATTACTCCTCCTGAAGTTCACATCAACGGTTATGTTGACATTGAAACATTCGTACCTGATGGAGTAGATGTTATCATCAGCGCTTTGAAGGCTGCTGAAGACAATGATGAGGATGAAGAGGAAGAAATCAAAGTCCAATGTGTTGGTGCACCAAGATACAGAATCACAGTAAAATCTACTGATTATATTTTAGCAGAAAAAGCTCTTAAATCAGCAGCTGACAGATGCATTGCAGTTGTTGAAGAATCAGGCGGTAACGGTTCATTTTTAAGAGAGTTAGATAATTAG
- a CDS encoding RNA-protein complex protein Nop10: MNMKMNKCPACGIYTLKETCPKCGGQLKVIYPPKFSVEDKYGKYRRILKKEAMNKE; this comes from the coding sequence ATGAATATGAAGATGAATAAATGTCCTGCTTGTGGAATTTATACTTTAAAAGAGACTTGTCCTAAATGTGGAGGTCAACTTAAAGTAATTTATCCTCCAAAGTTTTCAGTTGAGGATAAATATGGAAAATACCGACGTATACTAAAAAAAGAAGCAATGAACAAGGAGTAA